A genome region from Tenebrio molitor chromosome 4, icTenMoli1.1, whole genome shotgun sequence includes the following:
- the LOC138129940 gene encoding cytochrome P450 6a2-like encodes MLISSSFFGDLIALLVTASVVVIGYYKWRYQYWRKRNVQYLEPRIPFGNVGGPSSREHISLTVKRLYDEIKSRGWKHGGIYLLVSPALLVVDLDLLKKIMTKDFQYFTDRGFYHNEKGDPLSAHLFNLNGTKWRNLRTKLTPTFTSGKMRMMFQTLVSCEVGMRKKIEHESERRAPIDIKEVLGCFTTDIIGSCAFGLDCKTFEEENSPFREYGRKFFTRSLSRRVKRLIANNFETLARVLDIVLIPKDISKFFMKIVKDTVEYREQKKVVRNDFMQLLIDMKNKHDDDGTTFTIEEIAAQSFVFFIAGFETSSTTMTFALYELAKHQDMQDRLRKEIREVLAKHHDQVTYDAILEMKYMNQVIDEALRKYPPAALIPRKCVEDYRIPGTDVVIEKGTSLVIPILAIHHDEEYYPEPDKFDPERFSEENKSSRHSYAHIPFGEGPRICIGMRFGLMQTKVGLTTLLRNFKFTVNEKTKEPLQMNPTSLILSAQGEIWLDAHKIS; translated from the exons ATGTTGATAAGCAGCTCATTCTTTGGCGATCTGATCGCGCTTCTCGTAACTGCGTCAGTGGTAGTGATCGGGTACTACAAATGGCGCTATCAGTACTGGCGAAAAAGGAACGTGCAGTACCTGGAGCCCCGGATTCCTTTCGGTAACGTTGGAGGACCTTCCTCCAGAGAACACATATCGCTCACAGTCAAGCGCCTGTACGACGAGATAAAATCCAGGGGGTGGAAACACGGAGGAATCTACTTGTTGGTCTCGCCGGCTCTCTTGGTGGTGGACTTGGACCTGCTGAAGAAGATCATGACCAAAGACTTCCAGTACTTCACCGATAGAGGCTTTTACCACAACGAGAAAGGCGACCCTCTCAGCGCACATCTATTCAATTTGAACGGTACCAAGTGGAGGAATCTGCGCACCAAGCTCACCCCCACCTTCACCTCGGGGAAGATGAGGATGATGTTCCAGACTCTGGTCAGTTGCGAAGTCGGTATGCGCAAGAAGATCGAACACGAGAGCGAAAGGAGAGCACCGATCGATATCAAAGAAGTCTTGGGGTGCTTCACCACAGACATCATAGGTTCTTGTGCGTTCGGCCTCGACTGCAAGACATTCGAAGAGGAGAACTCGCCGTTCAGGGAGTACGGCCGCAAGTTCTTCACCAGGAGCTTGTCCAGAAGGGTGAAGAGACTCATCGCCAACAATTTCGAGACTCTCGCTCGAGTCCTAGATATTGTGCTGATCCCCAAAGACATATCGAAGTTCTTCATGAAGATCGTCAAAGACACGGTGGAGTACCGCGAGCAGAAGAAAGTGGTGCGCAACGACTTCATGCAGTTGTTGATCGACATGAAGAACAAACACGACGACGACGGTACTACTTTCACAATTGAAGAAATCGCGGCGCAGAGCTTCGTCTTCTTCATCGCCGGGTTCGAGACGTCTTCGACGACGATGACTTTCGCGTTGTACGAACTGGCGAAGCACCAAGACATGCAAGACAGACTCAGGAAGGAGATTCGGGAAGTTTTGGCCAAGCACCACGACCAAGTCACTTACGACGCCATCCTGGAGATGAAGTACATGAATCAAGTCATTGATG AGGCGTTGAGGAAGTACCCTCCTGCGGCTCTGATTCCACGGAAGTGCGTCGAAGACTACAGGATTCCCGGTACTGATGTGGTCATCGAGAAGGGTACCTCACTCGTGATACCTATTTTGGCGATTCATCATGACGAAGAGTACTATCCTGAGCCTGACAAATTCGATCCTGAGCGCTTCAGTGAAGAGAATAAGTCTTCAAGACACTCTTATGCGCACATACCATTCGGAGAAGGTCCCAGAATATGTATTG GTATGCGCTTTGGTCTGATGCAAACAAAAGTTGGTCTGACTACTTTACTCAGGAATTTCAAGTTTACTGTCAATGAGAAGACGAAAGAGCCGCTGCAGATGAATCCGACTTCTTTGATACTCTCTGCACAAGGAGAAATCTGGCTGGATGCgcataaaatttcataa
- the LOC138129108 gene encoding farnesol dehydrogenase-like, translated as MVLSMDRWVGKVAVVTGASSGIGAGIAEFLVDQGLIVVGLARRCELVEELAKKLTGKKGQLHAVKADISNEEDVVKAFKWVEDNLGHVHILINNAGVAKENFLCDGDTATWRTTLYLNVLGLCVATREAVKTMTANSINGHIIHINSVLGHKIPNFPGVNIYAASKHAVTALAETLRQEFNHLGSKIKITSLSPGLVVSEGTTLNTGFSEERQAMLKSMPILQPQDIAEAVGYVLSTPPHVQIHELTIAPVGSRA; from the exons ATGGTACTCTCCATGGACAGATGGGTGGGCAAAGTGGCCGTAGTGACCGGTGCTAGTTCCGGAATCGGCGCGGGCATCGCGGAGTTTTTGGTCGACCAAGGACTAATC GTGGTGGGATTGGCCCGTCGGTGCGAACTAGTCGAAGAGCTGGCCAAGAAGCTCACCGGGAAGAAGGGACAACTCCACGCGGTCAAAGCCGACATCAGCAACGAAGAGGACGTTGTGAAGGCGTTCAAATGGGTGGAGGACAATCTGGGACACGTCCACATCCTGATCAACAACGCCGGTGTAGCCAAAGAGAATTTCTTGTGCGATGGAGACACCGCCACCTGGAGGACCACCCTATACCTGAACGTCTTGGGGTTGTGCGTTGCCACCAGAGAGGCGGTCAAGACCATGACGGCGAACAGCATCAACGGACACATCATCCACATCAACAGCGTGCTGGGACACAAGATTCCTAATTTCCCAGGAGTCAACATCTACGCTGCTTCCAAACACGCGGTCACAGCTTTGGCGGAGACTCTGAGGCAAGAGTTCAATCATCTAGGGTCGAAGATCAAGATTACG AGTTTGAGTCCTGGGTTGGTCGTCAGTGAGGGTACGACTTTGAATACCGGATTCAGTGAAGAGAGGCAAGCGATGTTGAAGAGTATGCCGATTTTGCAGCCGCAAGACATAGCAGAAGCGGTTGGGTATGTCTTGTCAACTCCTCCGCACGTCCAG ATTCATGAGTTGACGATTGCTCCAGTTGGGTCGCGAGCCTAG
- the LOC138128794 gene encoding farnesol dehydrogenase-like has translation MVLSMDRWVGKVAVVTGASSGIGAGISEFLVDQGLIVVGLARRSELVEELAKKLTGKKGQLHAVKADVSNEEDVVKAFKWVEDNLGHVHILINNAGVAKENFLCNGDAADWKATLDVNVLGLCIATREAVKSMTANNINGHIIHINSVAGHKIPNFPGINIYTASKHAVTALAETLRQEFNHLGSKIKITSLSPGLVVSEMTTLSTEFSEERTAMLKSVPILQPQDIAEAIGYVLSTPENVQIYELTIAPVGERF, from the exons ATGGTACTCTCCATGGACAGATGGGTGGGCAAAGTGGCCGTAGTGACCGGTGCAAGTTCCGGAATCGGTGCGGGCATCTCGGAGTTTTTGGTCGACCAAGGACTAATC GTGGTGGGATTGGCCCGTCGGTCCGAACTAGTCGAAGAGCTGGCTAAGAAGCTCACCGGGAAGAAGGGACAACTCCACGCGGTCAAAGCCGACGTCAGCAATGAAGAGGACGTTGTGAAGGCGTTCAAATGGGTGGAGGACAATCTGGGACACGTCCACATCCTGATCAACAACGCCGGTGTAGCTAAAGAGAATTTCTTGTGCAACGGAGACGCCGCCGACTGGAAGGCCACCCTAGACGTGAACGTGTTGGGGTTGTGCATTGCCACCAGAGAGGCGGTCAAAAGCATGACCGCGAACAACATCAACGGACACATCATCCACATCAACAGCGTCGCGGGACACAAGATACCCAACTTTCCAGGAATCAACATCTACACTGCGTCCAAACACGCGGTCACAGCTTTGGCGGAGACTTTGAGGCAAGAGTTCAATCATTTGGGCTCCAAGATCAAGATTACG AGTTTGAGTCCTGGGTTGGTCGTCAGTGAGATGACCACACTGAGTACCGAATTCAGTGAAGAGAGGACGGCGATGCTGAAGAGTGTGCCGATTTTGCAGCCGCAAGACATTGCGGAAGCGATTGGGTATGTCTTGTCCACTCCTGAGAACGTCCAG ATCTATGAGTTGACCATAGCTCCAGTCGGGGAGAGATTCTAA